Proteins found in one Nymphalis io chromosome 4, ilAglIoxx1.1, whole genome shotgun sequence genomic segment:
- the LOC126781899 gene encoding malate dehydrogenase-like, protein MLQAKKCLHFFRRKVLSRNYQVTIVGGASEIGQTTALLLRNQRPITNLVIHDNDTHTPGVVLDLSHIPAMSAIKGYVGNDSLDIALQHSDIVITTGAIQSPALSEKSRLHFNAEFIKSFATRVAKLCPMPFIGIATEPINVIVPMAAEVIRNYGGYDPKKLFGITSADLFTAQAMYASINNMNPQDCMVPVIGGHSNETSIPLLSQSKPTCNLSQKSIEEFTTKFRSQEDFVTNSKKGLSPTLSIAYGVSIFVQGILNALDGRSKQIHAYVENNDFGTSYFAGMVSVDQDGAGEMQRYTNLSDFECHLLERSVEQLRKDVSKGKKMLELA, encoded by the coding sequence ATGTTACAAGCAAAAAAGTGTTTACATTTCTTTCGCAGAAAAGTTTTATCCAGAAATTACCAAGTGACAATAGTTGGAGGAGCGAGTGAAATTGGACAAACCACCGCTCTATTACTGAGAAATCAGCGACCAATCACAAATCTAGTTATTCACGACAATGATACACACACTCCCGGAGTCGTTTTAGATTTATCACATATACCTGCAATGTCTGCAATAAAAGGTTACGTAGGAAATGATTCTTTAGACATCGCGTTACAACATTCTGATATTGTAATTACAACCGGGGCCATACAAAGTCCAGCGTTATCCGAGAAGTCTAGATTACATTTTAATGCTGAATTTATTAAGTCATTTGCTACAAGAGTTGCAAAACTATGTCCTATGCCTTTCATAGGCATTGCGACAGAACCAATAAATGTAATAGTACCAATGGCCGCTGAAGTAATAAGAAACTACGGCGGTTATGACCCTAAAAAATTATTTGGAATCACTAGCGCTGATTTATTTACAGCACAGGCTATGTATgcatctataaataatatgaatccACAGGACTGTATGGTACCTGTTATAGGTGGTCATTCGAATGAAACAAGCATTCCTTTGCTGTCACAATCTAAGCCCACTTGTAATTTAAGCCAGAAATCTATCGAAGAATTTACAACCAAATTCCGGTCTCAAGAAGATTTCGTAACAAATTCAAAAAAAGGATTGTCGCCAACACTGTCAATTGCATATGGTGTGTCGATATTCGTTCAAGGAATATTAAATGCACTAGATGGTCGATCGAAACAAATACATGCGTATGTTGAAAATAACGATTTCGGTACATCGTATTTTGCCGGTATGGTGTCAGTGGATCAGGACGGAGCTGGTGAAATGCAACGATATACCAATTTGTCAGATTTCGAATGCCATTTATTGGAACGCAGTGTTGAACAACTAAGAAAAGACGTTTCTAAGGGTAAGAAAATGTTGGAACTGGCATAA
- the LOC126781900 gene encoding malate dehydrogenase-like: MISHKLLSHTLFSKCLKGTQIVQYKYIQVSVIGAASEIGKNVALLLKLNHLIRRLQIYDDDNTVHGICLELARIPGGPTVTSFSGDIFLPAAVRYSRLVLMVSRVPRKLGYTREQMLEYNALPVQKICRTLPEHNPDAFFAISSNPINSIISFASALLNNYRAYNKYKLFGITTIDTVRTRALLGNALRVNPRHLHVPVIGGHSDNTIVPLFSNILPSHYSITQSQAETLTRLVRKSGNDVLNLKVGVDAATHAMAWSINEFTEHLLEALCGGYTIVNSYTVNPHFGTKFFSGPNKVGPSGIIETCRSFVMSEYERNLLDQAVPLINREIAQGEDYIQEIESRKHF; the protein is encoded by the coding sequence ATGATTAGTCACAAATTATTATCTCACACGTTGTTTTCAAAATGTCTTAAAGGCACACAAATTGTgcagtataaatatattcaagtgTCTGTAATTGGTGCTGCGAGTGAGATAGGAAAAAATGTAGCGCTGCTGCTGAAACTAAACCATCTTATAAGAAGACTGCAAATATACGATGATGACAATACAGTACATGGCATTTGTTTGGAATTAGCACGAATACCCGGTGGACCCACGGTTACTTCGTTTTCTggagatatttttttaccagCTGCTGTTCGGTACTCACGCCTTGTTTTAATGGTATCTAGAGTACCACGTAAACTTGGATATACACGTGAACAAATGTTAGAGTATAATGCACTACCTGTTCAAAAAATTTGCCGAACCTTACCTGAACATAACCCTGACGCATTTTTTGCAATTTCGTCTAATCCTATTAATTCTATAATTTCTTTTGCTAGTGcactcttaaataattatagagcttacaataagtataaattatttggtATTACTACCATAGATACGGTTAGAACCAGAGCTTTACTGGGTAATGCTTTAAGGGTAAATCCTCGTCATTTACATGTTCCTGTCATTGGTGGTCACTCCGATAATACAATTGTGCCATTGTTTTCCAATATATTACCAAGTCATTACTCCATCACACAAAGCCAAGCTGAAACATTAACGCGTCTAGTAAGAAAGTCTGGGAATGACGTTTTAAATCTTAAAGTAGGTGTTGATGCAGCTACTCACGCTATGGCATGGTCAATTAATGAATTCACTGAACATTTGTTGGAGGCTCTATGTGGAGGTTACACGATAGTAAATAGCTATACAGTTAATCCTCATTTCGGCACTAAATTTTTCTCAGGTCCTAACAAAGTAGGTCCGTCTGGTATCATTGAAACTTGCAGGAGTTTTGTTATGAGTGAATATGAACGCAATCTTTTGGATCAAGCTGTTCCTTTAATAAATCGCGAAATCGCCCAAGGCGAAGATTATATTCAAGAGATAGAATCgcgtaaacatttttaa